From a single Melioribacteraceae bacterium genomic region:
- a CDS encoding nucleotide-binding protein, with protein MENKSIVFAKLAGTYKTLQSLLSPQGNRDRLVLNFNPSQVREVFNDFSKLLTQLKELFPSLYSDVPERVVPEPTEGGSIGRDFLETIKRDMDYIFELNAQLSVNESKEIRRPGRIFISHGSSKDWMQIQNYIEKDLLIDTLELAQEPNKGRTVLQKLNEESEKCSYSVVVMTGDDIISEGEVRARENVMHEIGFFQGKYGLEKVCLLYEEGTNIPSNIHGLVYIPFPKNVVDAVFGSLSRELKVYFK; from the coding sequence ATGGAAAACAAATCTATTGTTTTTGCAAAATTAGCTGGAACTTATAAAACTCTTCAATCTCTATTAAGTCCACAAGGAAATCGTGATAGATTAGTTTTGAATTTTAACCCAAGCCAAGTTAGAGAAGTATTTAATGACTTTTCTAAATTACTAACACAACTCAAAGAATTATTTCCATCACTTTATTCCGATGTGCCTGAAAGAGTTGTCCCTGAGCCAACGGAAGGTGGTTCTATAGGTAGAGATTTTTTAGAAACTATAAAAAGGGATATGGATTATATCTTCGAGTTAAATGCTCAGTTATCGGTAAATGAATCAAAAGAAATTAGGAGACCGGGAAGAATATTTATCAGTCATGGGTCGAGTAAAGATTGGATGCAAATTCAGAATTATATTGAAAAAGATTTATTGATTGATACTCTAGAACTTGCACAAGAGCCCAATAAAGGTAGAACTGTTTTGCAAAAACTAAATGAAGAATCTGAGAAATGTTCATATAGTGTCGTTGTAATGACTGGAGACGATATAATTTCGGAAGGTGAAGTTAGAGCACGAGAAAATGTTATGCATGAGATTGGTTTTTTCCAAGGGAAGTATGGACTTGAAAAAGTATGTCTTCTTTATGAAGAAGGAACTAATATACCTAGCAACATACATGGATTAGTTTACATACCATTTCCCAAAAATGTAGTTGATGCAGTATTTGGTTCTTTATCTAGGGAGTTAAAAGTATATTTTAAATAA
- a CDS encoding Cthe_2314 family HEPN domain-containing protein, with protein MRTNTPNTLKKLIDHPFSKRILKDSIEIKNELYENHIKIDDAPKRLPNKLEYYKLDVGFHISQLFSWCQQLVNNVYFLRAKSPHSTLNKYKITSYDLLIYHIENYYIRVQSMYDRLLNITNALFFLGNSPENVTHKIIIENIFVKQAKLDTDLKKINKIIRDYLGAKRNQIIHQEGYQDQKIRDLEFYCLFLDGINIPDEDVEAKKYIPMEVKAIASEITNEKFEEFTVFNDKIFSEMNSLFSKYEKIYDNKINEFS; from the coding sequence ATGAGAACAAACACTCCAAATACTCTTAAAAAATTGATTGACCATCCTTTTTCTAAAAGAATATTAAAGGACTCAATTGAGATAAAAAATGAATTATATGAAAACCATATTAAAATAGATGATGCACCTAAGCGGTTACCAAATAAATTAGAATATTACAAACTAGATGTTGGTTTTCATATTTCGCAATTATTCTCTTGGTGTCAGCAACTAGTAAATAATGTTTATTTTCTCCGTGCTAAGTCGCCTCATTCTACATTAAATAAGTATAAGATCACAAGTTATGATTTGCTTATTTATCACATTGAAAATTATTATATCCGTGTTCAGAGTATGTATGACAGATTGTTGAATATTACAAATGCTTTATTCTTCCTTGGTAATTCTCCAGAGAATGTAACTCATAAAATTATTATTGAAAACATTTTTGTAAAACAAGCTAAGCTAGATACCGATTTAAAGAAAATAAATAAAATTATCCGTGACTATTTGGGAGCTAAAAGGAATCAAATTATTCATCAAGAAGGTTACCAAGACCAAAAAATTCGCGATCTTGAATTCTATTGCTTGTTCTTAGATGGGATAAACATCCCTGATGAAGACGTAGAAGCAAAAAAATATATTCCAATGGAGGTTAAAGCGATAGCGTCTGAAATCACCAATGAGAAATTTGAAGAATTCACTGTATTTAATGATAAAATATTTTCAGAAATGAATAGTCTTTTTAGTAAGTATGAAAAAATATATGATAATAAAATAAATGAATTTTCGTAG
- a CDS encoding NUDIX hydrolase: MLFYQFVINPLLRLLFKYPSFLFFIQNIFNRHFLCTVVGIIRDDQGRILLLDHRYRNEPSALPAGFMKKGESPFDSIVRELKEETNFDIIPQRIINVNSSANRSALEFIISAFYKSGEFIPNKEIGNYSWVDESEIHSTIEKLTTKCH; the protein is encoded by the coding sequence ATGCTTTTTTATCAATTTGTAATAAATCCATTACTAAGATTGTTATTTAAGTATCCGTCCTTTTTATTTTTTATTCAAAATATTTTTAACCGTCATTTCCTCTGTACCGTTGTCGGAATCATCCGGGACGATCAGGGCAGGATCCTTCTTTTAGATCACCGATATAGAAACGAACCATCAGCCTTGCCGGCCGGATTCATGAAGAAAGGAGAGAGTCCTTTCGATTCAATTGTAAGGGAGTTAAAGGAGGAGACTAACTTTGATATAATCCCCCAGCGCATAATAAATGTTAACTCCTCTGCAAACCGCTCCGCCCTGGAATTTATTATCTCAGCTTTCTACAAAAGCGGTGAATTTATTCCTAATAAGGAGATTGGCAATTATTCTTGGGTCGATGAATCAGAAATTCACAGCACAATCGAAAAACTAACAACAAAATGTCATTAG
- a CDS encoding CHAP domain-containing protein — MKLKYLALIISLSSSILYSQWPPANINSSAYTTGYYATDSDLLVGQCTWFVYGRIQETGLIPKTVLESNSIFWGNAETWDNIAKNVGIATGFNQVPGSIAVYEKRHVAFVDAIDRFTESNAIPRKGESVVIAANKTRLRENNSSTSHIIYEMPMFTIMSIESEAVFNEGFAWYKMSGNGYSGWAAWLTIDGSGPAITDFKNVRGYWWNFTRIRLEPTYPFAGNKPDVYIYPNAQPLSPNNGESNCSSKITLKWSSVKGATYWLQVSKNSSYTDLAYNQKNISSTSYQVELQPGTKYWWRVHIGTPVYTTQWEGWNFTTSSDISQPNIILSTNSISFNNQLVNTTSSIKSYTVSASNLVSNLIITAPSGFQLLSDGSSGFSNQIQLSPAGGSIINKTIHVIFNPASASAYSGKLVHNSNGAGTKEISISGTGINQIKIDDISLSKNNLFPYEQFLINYSINSSYTKSVILGASIGFSSNNNWFLSDPANDKKVSLSIGTNKVSRTFNLLNTISTGIYDLIVALWSDENNNGKIDPSIDYLLDSRIILNSISINQSPSLVQVTINSIPSGLTFNLDNGQNYQTPYTFSFVKNSSHAIVWNSLQNGVDGTRYSFNKWQDNITSNLRTISVNDNANFTALFNTQYYLNMLPNNNGIITPVSGWFNKGDIINIKAVPNTGYKFNSWIGNGTGSYSGSSNVASVTMNNPISQTAFFENSSGSIAVINPAPAVNWLVGNQVIINWNASNNINSVNVKLSKNGGVTFPIILALGVNANSSFYLLVPNYPGTQNQIKIESQNDPNVFGLSGIFTIQAPVVQNPPSAVTDQPTNITTSSAQLNGTVNANGLNTTYYFQYGESTNFGSTTNVKNLQSVSNSLTVNEVITNLNQGKTYYYRIIATNSSGTTFGTPISFSTSQNTANQKPIVFTRNATNYNYNSALLNASINPNGKSTSYYFVYGKTTSYGNQTSSKNAGSSTSFSDFSDQITGLDANTVYHFKVIATNPEGSSEGVDFTFTTEGIISSQLPIVNTTVSGNITATSAQVKGVVNPNGYNTTYYFEYGKTLAYGSRSAEQMSGIGTSNINVAADLSGLSSETVYNYRLVGQNAAGTSFGQNMTFKTASTNAVPILVYEEPSGIEDKTAQLNAKVNPNGFPTTAHFEWGTTTSYGNSTNPYAIGYGTSEVHYQAYLNKILSPGTTYHYRAVAVNSIGTTYSNDYTFKTLSEPLQPPTLNTLQPTNITDKSVEFHGTIHPHEVKVTYSFIYGYSPSGTGKQATWIDIPAGNQVVNVSQKITGLIPNTSYTYQIYAQSRGGNSWGNQVTFKTLTSNVPAPQVYTLDASQIRLTEAYLNAAINPNGSATTYYFDYGPTQSYGWKTQTEMTGNESSPTNVSSVIQGLTANTLYHYRIVASNAGGSVIGADKTFTTALTINNPPSASTVAASNILSNKAQLNGKINPNGRITNYYFEYGLTLSLGNFTSTRSLSSGNNLVDLNEIVDGLMPNTKYYFRIIAENQGGKTEGSIFNFSTATQQFNVNLAVNLPQAGAANGSGSFNVGQNVNILAVPNNQYIFDNWTENENVLSINDSHDLTIDRDRNIVANFKLIGAPVLQISQSSFTADFQSGQLSINISNSGTGEMIWYATTSYDWIVLTNANGVNSGNINIEYSENSGPFREGKIIIVSEGAANSPLEILINQGPYQSYNLSTSSFPLNAGITSGNGAYSANSLVNVHAISNENYKFKNWQDNNNVLSTDPEFSFNLTRDLNLVAHFDPLPRSTFTVLASANPPEAGSVTGSGNYSAGSMVSISAIPNSGWDFLAWIENQNLISTANSFTFPVSNDRNLIALFQILTDKKEEVFITDYKLYQNFPNPFNPVTTIRFQIPVFGLVSIKIYDSLGRELVTLLDQEKSPGSYQVYFNGIEYSSGVYFCVMRTNENVVVKKMLLLK; from the coding sequence ATGAAGCTAAAGTATCTTGCTCTCATTATTTCTCTTTCATCCTCAATATTATATTCACAATGGCCTCCTGCAAACATTAATAGTTCAGCTTATACGACTGGCTATTATGCCACTGATTCTGATCTTTTGGTCGGACAATGTACTTGGTTCGTCTACGGAAGAATTCAAGAGACGGGATTAATACCAAAAACTGTTCTGGAAAGTAATAGTATATTTTGGGGTAATGCAGAAACTTGGGATAATATTGCAAAGAATGTCGGTATTGCAACAGGCTTTAATCAAGTACCTGGTTCTATCGCTGTTTATGAAAAAAGACATGTAGCATTTGTTGATGCTATCGATCGGTTTACTGAGTCTAATGCTATTCCAAGAAAAGGCGAGAGTGTTGTTATCGCAGCTAATAAAACAAGGTTACGAGAAAATAACTCAAGTACTTCCCATATTATTTATGAAATGCCAATGTTCACCATAATGTCCATTGAATCTGAGGCTGTATTCAACGAAGGTTTTGCTTGGTACAAAATGTCTGGAAATGGTTACAGTGGATGGGCCGCTTGGTTAACAATCGACGGCTCAGGTCCTGCAATTACTGACTTTAAAAATGTAAGAGGATACTGGTGGAATTTCACTAGAATCAGGCTTGAACCTACCTATCCATTTGCGGGCAACAAACCCGATGTTTACATTTACCCGAATGCTCAACCTCTTTCTCCAAATAATGGTGAATCTAACTGCTCGTCAAAAATTACTTTAAAATGGTCCTCGGTCAAAGGTGCAACATACTGGCTTCAAGTTTCAAAAAATTCATCCTATACAGATTTAGCATACAACCAGAAAAATATATCTTCAACCTCCTATCAGGTTGAACTTCAGCCGGGGACTAAATATTGGTGGCGTGTTCATATTGGTACTCCTGTTTACACCACTCAATGGGAAGGATGGAACTTTACTACTTCATCCGATATCTCTCAACCTAATATTATCCTTAGTACAAATTCTATCTCTTTTAATAATCAACTTGTTAACACAACATCGTCAATTAAAAGCTATACTGTCTCTGCTAGTAATTTGGTATCTAATTTAATAATCACTGCTCCCTCCGGTTTCCAATTATTAAGTGATGGTTCTTCAGGATTTTCAAATCAAATTCAATTGTCTCCTGCCGGTGGCAGTATTATTAATAAAACAATTCATGTTATCTTCAATCCTGCTTCAGCTTCGGCTTATTCAGGTAAACTCGTACATAATAGTAACGGGGCCGGTACAAAAGAAATTTCTATTAGTGGAACGGGTATTAATCAAATAAAAATCGATGATATTTCCTTATCTAAGAATAATCTCTTTCCTTATGAACAATTTTTAATTAATTATTCTATCAATTCTTCATATACCAAATCAGTAATTCTTGGCGCCAGTATTGGATTTTCTTCAAATAATAACTGGTTCCTTTCGGATCCTGCGAATGATAAAAAAGTAAGCTTATCTATCGGAACCAATAAAGTTTCCAGAACCTTTAATCTTTTGAACACAATTTCAACAGGTATTTATGATCTTATCGTTGCTCTCTGGTCCGATGAAAATAACAATGGTAAGATAGATCCTTCAATCGATTATCTACTTGATAGTAGAATAATCTTAAACTCTATTTCAATTAATCAATCCCCGTCATTAGTTCAGGTTACTATTAATTCTATCCCTTCTGGCTTAACGTTTAACCTTGATAATGGTCAGAATTATCAAACCCCTTATACCTTTTCTTTTGTTAAAAACTCCTCTCATGCTATCGTCTGGAATTCTTTGCAAAACGGCGTGGATGGTACAAGATATTCTTTCAATAAATGGCAGGATAATATCACATCTAATCTTAGAACAATATCTGTAAATGATAATGCCAATTTCACAGCTTTATTCAATACTCAATACTATTTGAACATGTTACCTAATAATAATGGAATAATTACTCCAGTTAGTGGATGGTTTAATAAAGGTGATATTATTAATATTAAAGCTGTACCCAATACCGGGTACAAGTTCAATTCTTGGATTGGCAACGGAACTGGCTCTTATTCAGGTTCTTCAAATGTCGCTTCTGTTACAATGAATAATCCTATCTCTCAAACAGCCTTTTTCGAAAATTCCTCCGGATCAATCGCTGTTATCAACCCCGCTCCCGCTGTTAACTGGCTAGTTGGTAATCAGGTAATTATTAATTGGAATGCTTCTAATAACATTAATTCAGTAAATGTTAAATTATCTAAGAATGGGGGAGTAACTTTCCCAATTATTTTGGCTTTGGGAGTTAATGCCAATTCCTCCTTTTATCTTTTAGTCCCTAATTACCCTGGTACACAAAATCAAATTAAAATAGAATCCCAAAATGACCCTAATGTCTTCGGACTAAGTGGAATTTTTACTATCCAGGCACCTGTCGTTCAAAATCCCCCTTCTGCTGTTACTGATCAGCCAACTAATATTACAACTTCTTCTGCTCAATTGAATGGAACTGTCAATGCCAATGGTCTTAATACTACATATTATTTCCAATATGGAGAATCAACAAATTTCGGCAGCACAACTAATGTTAAAAATTTGCAGTCAGTCTCAAATTCTTTAACCGTGAATGAAGTAATTACAAATCTCAATCAAGGAAAAACTTATTACTACCGAATAATTGCAACTAACTCATCAGGTACTACATTTGGTACGCCAATATCTTTCTCAACCAGTCAAAACACTGCTAACCAAAAACCTATTGTTTTTACACGTAATGCAACAAATTATAATTATAATTCTGCGCTTTTAAATGCCTCTATTAACCCTAATGGTAAATCAACATCTTATTATTTTGTCTACGGAAAAACTACAAGCTATGGAAATCAAACATCTTCTAAGAATGCTGGGTCATCAACTTCATTTTCTGATTTTTCTGATCAAATAACTGGCCTCGATGCAAATACTGTTTATCATTTTAAAGTAATAGCTACTAATCCCGAAGGATCATCAGAAGGAGTTGATTTTACTTTTACTACCGAAGGTATTATCTCCTCTCAATTACCCATCGTAAATACAACTGTATCTGGAAATATTACAGCAACGTCTGCTCAGGTAAAGGGTGTCGTTAATCCAAACGGATATAATACCACCTACTATTTTGAATATGGAAAAACTCTTGCTTATGGTAGCAGATCTGCAGAGCAAATGTCAGGTATAGGTACTTCTAATATTAATGTTGCTGCGGATTTATCCGGCTTAAGTTCAGAAACTGTTTACAACTACCGTCTTGTTGGCCAAAATGCAGCGGGAACTTCTTTTGGGCAGAATATGACCTTTAAAACTGCTAGCACTAATGCTGTTCCAATTTTAGTTTATGAAGAACCTAGTGGGATTGAAGACAAAACCGCGCAACTTAATGCTAAAGTTAATCCAAATGGCTTCCCGACTACTGCCCATTTTGAATGGGGTACAACTACTAGCTATGGTAACTCTACTAATCCTTATGCTATTGGATATGGTACCTCTGAAGTCCATTATCAGGCATATTTAAATAAAATCCTAAGTCCTGGCACTACTTATCATTACCGTGCAGTAGCTGTTAATTCTATCGGCACTACTTATAGTAATGATTATACATTTAAAACTCTGTCCGAACCATTACAACCACCTACTCTCAATACTCTGCAGCCAACAAATATTACTGATAAATCTGTTGAATTCCATGGTACAATTCATCCGCATGAAGTTAAAGTTACATATTCTTTTATATATGGTTATTCTCCTTCGGGTACCGGAAAGCAGGCCACTTGGATTGATATTCCGGCAGGTAATCAGGTTGTTAATGTTTCGCAGAAAATTACTGGACTTATACCAAATACTTCGTATACTTACCAGATCTACGCTCAAAGTAGAGGTGGTAATAGTTGGGGTAATCAAGTTACTTTTAAAACTCTCACGTCCAATGTCCCCGCTCCTCAGGTATATACGCTTGATGCTTCTCAAATTAGACTTACTGAAGCCTATTTGAATGCTGCCATTAATCCTAATGGATCCGCAACTACTTATTACTTTGATTATGGACCAACTCAAAGTTACGGATGGAAAACTCAAACTGAAATGACCGGTAATGAATCTTCACCAACTAATGTATCTTCTGTAATTCAAGGATTAACTGCAAATACACTCTATCATTATCGTATTGTAGCTTCTAATGCAGGTGGTTCTGTTATTGGTGCTGATAAAACATTTACAACTGCCCTTACCATTAATAATCCGCCATCTGCAAGTACTGTTGCCGCCTCTAACATTCTTAGTAATAAAGCGCAGCTTAATGGGAAAATTAATCCTAATGGTAGAATTACTAACTATTATTTCGAGTATGGCTTAACTCTTTCTCTTGGTAATTTTACTTCAACGCGTAGCCTTAGTTCTGGAAATAATCTCGTTGATCTTAATGAAATTGTTGATGGCTTAATGCCAAATACTAAATACTATTTTAGAATTATTGCTGAAAATCAAGGTGGTAAAACTGAAGGCTCTATCTTTAATTTCTCTACTGCTACCCAGCAGTTTAATGTAAATCTTGCCGTTAATTTACCTCAAGCTGGTGCGGCAAATGGAAGTGGTTCTTTTAATGTGGGGCAGAATGTTAATATTCTGGCTGTCCCAAATAATCAGTACATTTTTGATAATTGGACAGAAAATGAAAATGTACTTTCTATTAATGATAGCCATGATTTAACTATTGATAGAGATCGTAATATTGTTGCCAATTTCAAATTAATTGGCGCCCCGGTTTTACAAATTTCACAATCTTCATTTACTGCCGATTTTCAATCGGGACAATTATCCATTAACATTTCTAATTCCGGTACTGGTGAAATGATCTGGTATGCTACAACTTCCTATGATTGGATTGTACTCACTAATGCCAATGGTGTCAATTCTGGCAACATTAATATTGAATATTCTGAGAATTCCGGCCCTTTCCGCGAAGGCAAAATCATTATTGTCTCCGAAGGAGCTGCAAATAGTCCTCTTGAAATTTTGATTAATCAGGGACCTTATCAGTCTTATAATCTATCTACCAGCTCTTTCCCATTAAATGCTGGTATTACTTCTGGCAACGGTGCCTATTCAGCTAATTCTCTTGTCAATGTTCATGCTATATCAAATGAAAATTATAAGTTTAAAAACTGGCAGGATAATAACAATGTTCTTTCAACAGATCCAGAATTCTCCTTTAACCTAACTCGTGATCTTAACCTTGTCGCTCATTTTGATCCTTTGCCTCGCTCAACTTTTACAGTTTTAGCTTCTGCTAATCCTCCTGAAGCTGGTTCTGTAACTGGTTCGGGAAATTATTCAGCGGGATCAATGGTTTCTATATCCGCTATCCCCAATAGTGGTTGGGATTTTCTTGCATGGATTGAAAATCAAAACTTAATTTCTACTGCTAATAGTTTCACCTTCCCGGTTAGTAACGACAGAAACCTTATCGCCTTATTTCAAATATTAACTGATAAAAAAGAAGAGGTCTTTATAACTGATTATAAACTTTATCAAAATTTTCCAAATCCTTTTAATCCTGTAACAACTATAAGATTTCAGATCCCCGTGTTTGGTTTAGTAAGCATTAAGATTTACGATTCCCTCGGACGTGAATTAGTCACTTTACTTGATCAAGAAAAATCCCCGGGATCATATCAAGTTTACTTTAATGGTATCGAATATTCAAGCGGGGTCTATTTCTGCGTTATGCGCACCAACGAAAACGTTGTTGTAAAGAAAATGTTGCTCTTAAAATAA
- a CDS encoding TetR/AcrR family transcriptional regulator, with the protein MARISTEERQRLIIDEAIKIIHELGFLSFSIRELSARVGITEAAIYRHFLNKEDIVLGILNRFQEFDTFLFEKIRQYEKPVEKIQSFIQYHFDFLEKKPEMTSVIFAEDIFNNSKILKEKMAFIIEKRKKIIKGIIEEAKLRNEIIEIDTNEILTVILGYIRLVVLEWRLSGFSFSLLQRGIKTIETIERLILSKK; encoded by the coding sequence TTGGCGCGGATCAGTACAGAAGAGAGACAAAGACTAATAATTGACGAAGCGATCAAGATAATACACGAATTAGGCTTCTTATCATTTTCGATAAGGGAGTTATCAGCAAGAGTTGGAATAACAGAAGCAGCAATTTACAGGCATTTTTTGAACAAAGAGGATATAGTACTGGGGATCTTAAACAGGTTTCAGGAATTTGATACATTTTTATTTGAAAAGATTAGACAATATGAAAAGCCTGTTGAGAAGATTCAGAGTTTTATACAGTATCATTTTGATTTTCTGGAAAAAAAGCCTGAAATGACATCGGTAATATTTGCTGAAGATATATTTAATAATAGTAAAATATTAAAAGAGAAAATGGCATTTATCATAGAAAAGAGAAAAAAGATAATAAAAGGGATAATTGAAGAAGCCAAGCTGAGGAACGAGATAATAGAAATAGACACGAACGAAATACTTACAGTAATTTTGGGTTACATAAGATTAGTTGTACTTGAATGGCGACTGAGCGGTTTCTCCTTTTCCCTACTGCAAAGAGGTATAAAGACAATTGAGACGATTGAAAGGCTGATTTTAAGTAAAAAATAA
- a CDS encoding TetR/AcrR family transcriptional regulator translates to MIREYLRESIRESGYSRISVSDIAKGLGLSKKTIYRHYDSKESMYEDLFNYELEAAYNSLIILIQEKGPMAEKVNKLSKIIEKNLILFNIGSLQNIKREYYGLWKEIVLFRKNRVYPLIDLLIDHSRKNGLLEEYPNELIIELFSTSLNLAIERNSSFEVGQKYKEVFNSIFEILLNGILTKKGKKLLAINKRMKYESN, encoded by the coding sequence ATGATAAGAGAATACTTAAGAGAAAGCATAAGGGAGAGCGGATACAGCCGGATTTCAGTAAGCGATATAGCAAAGGGACTTGGTCTTAGTAAAAAAACGATATACAGGCATTATGATAGCAAAGAGTCAATGTATGAAGATCTATTCAACTATGAGCTTGAGGCCGCATATAATAGTTTAATAATTCTGATACAAGAAAAAGGTCCAATGGCCGAAAAGGTAAACAAGTTATCTAAAATAATAGAGAAGAACTTAATCCTTTTTAACATAGGCTCTTTACAAAATATAAAGAGAGAGTATTACGGATTATGGAAGGAGATAGTTTTATTCAGAAAGAACAGGGTTTACCCTCTTATCGATTTACTTATAGATCACTCAAGAAAGAACGGATTATTAGAGGAATATCCGAATGAACTGATTATTGAATTATTCAGCACGTCTCTGAATCTGGCTATTGAAAGAAATAGCAGTTTTGAGGTCGGGCAAAAGTATAAGGAAGTATTCAACTCAATATTCGAGATACTGTTAAACGGGATATTGACAAAAAAAGGGAAAAAATTATTAGCAATTAATAAAAGGATGAAATATGAAAGCAATTAA
- a CDS encoding efflux RND transporter periplasmic adaptor subunit translates to MKAIKIILALVLLATLSACSSNGGNNTIEATGTIESTNVTISSKNMGEIESIFIDEGSVVKKGDTILVIDNESLLYQLEQAEAAEDISNAQLSLMLKGARQEDVRQAEEAKKQAETNYQLSKADFERYKKLWESKSITQKQFEEMTARYQISAAQLASATENHEKVKKIFRPEEIEQARANLKKSKAVAEQLKKSIRDSYVISPINGIVVKQFVEIGETVSPMSSLVKISDLTTVNLVIYVSEEELGKIKLGQPAEITIDTYPENKYSGRVKFISPEAEFTPKNIQTKDERTKLVFAVKIEIPNNNFDLKPGMPADARVGL, encoded by the coding sequence ATGAAAGCAATTAAAATCATTTTGGCGCTTGTTCTCTTAGCAACATTGTCTGCCTGCAGCAGCAACGGTGGTAATAATACGATAGAAGCTACCGGGACCATTGAGTCTACCAATGTAACCATAAGTTCTAAAAACATGGGTGAGATAGAGTCAATTTTTATTGACGAAGGAAGTGTAGTTAAGAAGGGTGATACAATTCTTGTAATAGATAACGAATCACTTCTCTATCAACTAGAGCAAGCAGAGGCAGCCGAGGATATTTCAAATGCGCAATTAAGTTTAATGCTCAAAGGTGCGCGGCAGGAAGATGTAAGACAAGCCGAGGAGGCCAAGAAGCAAGCAGAAACAAACTACCAGCTTTCGAAAGCTGACTTTGAAAGATATAAGAAGCTTTGGGAAAGTAAATCAATTACACAAAAGCAATTTGAAGAAATGACAGCCCGATATCAAATTTCAGCGGCACAACTTGCATCCGCAACAGAAAACCATGAAAAAGTAAAAAAAATATTCAGGCCAGAAGAAATAGAGCAGGCAAGAGCAAATTTAAAAAAATCCAAAGCAGTAGCAGAGCAATTAAAAAAGAGCATCAGGGATAGTTATGTGATATCACCCATTAACGGAATTGTTGTTAAGCAATTTGTAGAAATTGGTGAAACAGTTTCACCGATGTCCTCCCTAGTTAAAATATCAGATTTAACTACAGTTAACTTAGTTATTTACGTTTCTGAAGAAGAACTTGGAAAAATTAAATTAGGACAACCCGCAGAAATAACAATTGACACTTACCCTGAGAATAAATATTCCGGGAGAGTAAAATTCATTTCTCCAGAAGCTGAATTCACGCCAAAGAACATCCAGACAAAAGATGAAAGAACAAAATTAGTATTCGCAGTAAAGATAGAAATTCCAAATAATAATTTTGATTTAAAGCCAGGCATGCCAGCAGATGCAAGAGTTGGTTTATAA